In Marinicella rhabdoformis, a genomic segment contains:
- a CDS encoding efflux RND transporter permease subunit yields MKKSTFAAACESVLFSGKKLILLMVVAITIFMAYMASQLQVDAGFKKQLPLDHEYMQTFLQYEEDFGGANRVLVALVDDSGDMFNDQFFRKLEKVTDEVNFIEGVYRPSVKSIFTPNVRFVEVVEDGFAGGNVIPSDFSPSPEAYETVKANIVKSGVLGRLVAEDFNGAMVWADLLEEDPQTGEKIDYQNIAEQLEKIRTDFEGDGQTVHIIGFAKIVGDISEGAISVLYFFALAIVITAILLFWYSKHWKLTLYPILCSITAVIWQLGFLKILGMGIDPMNILTPFLVFAIGVSHGVQMISGWTDQLVHQKGNHNADLAARGAFCALLAPGIIALLSDTIGFATIYFINIRIIQELAITATIGVALIIITNMVILPLLLSGVKMKNFEAFCAKCERNTQKEGVWHSIAKFAKNPVATLVVLLAIGLFVIGYFKGQEMQIGDSQAGVPELRPEARYNQDAMKISSEFSLGVDMINVIAETTPNACTESFKAMENIDRFAWHMTNVEGVQKVITLPQVAKIITAGWNEGNIKWRELSRNNYVMRQSLSNIDTDTGLLNRDCSAMPVTIFTDDHKATTINNVVDAVQAYQVANPASVNEEGALNEGEVKFRLATGNAGVMAATNDVVKGAQMPMLFMVYGAIILLCLITFRSIAGTISIVLPLFLVSTLAYALMAYLGIGLKVNTLPVVALGVGIGVDYGIYIFSKLQTLLRQGMSLFDAYKETLQLTGKAVFFTAMTLGIGVGTWMFSDLKFQADMGILLAFMFVLNMVGALLLLPALAYWLMPKHRKATA; encoded by the coding sequence ATGAAAAAATCTACTTTTGCTGCGGCCTGTGAATCGGTGTTGTTCAGTGGCAAGAAATTAATTTTATTGATGGTCGTTGCTATCACAATATTTATGGCATATATGGCCAGTCAATTACAGGTAGATGCAGGTTTTAAAAAGCAATTGCCATTAGATCATGAATACATGCAAACATTTTTGCAGTATGAAGAAGACTTTGGCGGAGCCAACAGGGTGTTGGTCGCATTGGTCGATGACAGTGGAGACATGTTTAACGACCAGTTTTTCAGGAAGCTGGAAAAAGTTACTGATGAAGTGAATTTCATTGAAGGTGTATATCGACCAAGTGTAAAGTCAATATTTACGCCGAATGTCCGCTTTGTAGAGGTGGTTGAAGATGGTTTTGCGGGAGGAAATGTTATTCCATCAGATTTTTCACCCAGTCCTGAAGCTTATGAAACTGTCAAAGCTAATATCGTAAAATCTGGTGTTTTGGGAAGGTTGGTTGCTGAGGATTTTAATGGCGCCATGGTTTGGGCAGATTTGCTTGAAGAAGATCCACAAACTGGTGAAAAAATTGATTACCAAAACATTGCCGAACAATTAGAAAAAATCCGTACAGATTTTGAAGGAGACGGCCAAACAGTTCACATCATCGGATTTGCGAAAATTGTTGGTGACATTTCAGAAGGTGCCATTTCCGTGCTGTACTTCTTTGCTTTGGCTATCGTGATTACAGCAATCTTGTTGTTTTGGTATTCTAAGCACTGGAAGCTAACTCTGTACCCAATCCTATGTTCTATCACGGCTGTGATTTGGCAGCTGGGTTTCTTGAAAATACTGGGAATGGGTATTGACCCTATGAATATTTTGACTCCGTTTTTGGTGTTTGCCATAGGTGTGAGTCACGGTGTACAAATGATTTCAGGGTGGACTGATCAGTTGGTTCACCAAAAAGGAAATCACAATGCTGATTTGGCGGCACGTGGTGCGTTTTGTGCGCTGTTAGCACCGGGTATCATTGCCTTGTTATCAGATACCATAGGTTTTGCCACCATTTATTTTATTAACATCCGTATCATTCAAGAATTGGCCATCACAGCGACTATTGGTGTGGCCCTGATTATCATCACTAACATGGTGATTTTGCCTTTGTTGTTGTCGGGTGTGAAGATGAAGAACTTCGAAGCCTTTTGTGCTAAATGTGAGCGCAATACGCAAAAAGAAGGTGTGTGGCACAGCATTGCTAAATTTGCTAAAAACCCAGTGGCTACTTTGGTGGTCTTGTTGGCGATTGGATTGTTTGTTATTGGTTATTTCAAAGGTCAAGAAATGCAAATTGGAGACTCGCAAGCTGGTGTTCCTGAGCTGCGTCCTGAAGCCAGATATAATCAAGATGCAATGAAAATCAGCAGTGAATTTTCACTCGGTGTTGATATGATTAATGTGATTGCTGAAACCACGCCCAATGCTTGTACAGAAAGCTTTAAAGCGATGGAAAATATCGATCGTTTTGCATGGCACATGACGAATGTCGAAGGCGTTCAAAAAGTCATCACTTTGCCGCAAGTTGCAAAAATCATAACAGCTGGTTGGAACGAAGGCAATATCAAGTGGAGAGAACTGTCTCGAAACAACTATGTGATGAGACAGTCATTGTCCAATATTGATACAGACACGGGCCTCTTGAATCGAGATTGTAGTGCAATGCCAGTAACAATATTTACAGATGACCACAAAGCGACAACAATTAATAATGTTGTAGACGCAGTTCAAGCCTATCAAGTTGCGAATCCGGCATCAGTTAATGAAGAGGGTGCTTTGAATGAAGGTGAAGTCAAGTTCCGTTTGGCCACGGGTAATGCCGGTGTCATGGCGGCAACGAATGATGTGGTTAAAGGTGCGCAAATGCCGATGCTATTCATGGTATATGGCGCAATCATCTTGCTGTGTTTGATCACTTTCCGTTCAATCGCAGGTACCATCAGTATCGTTTTGCCTTTGTTCTTGGTGTCAACTTTGGCCTATGCATTAATGGCTTATTTGGGTATTGGTTTGAAAGTGAATACCCTGCCGGTTGTGGCTTTGGGTGTTGGTATTGGTGTTGACTATGGCATTTATATTTTCAGCAAGTTACAAACTTTGTTGCGTCAAGGTATGAGCTTATTTGACGCCTATAAAGAAACTTTACAACTGACAGGTAAAGCGGTATTTTTCACTGCCATGACTTTGGGTATTGGTGTTGGCACTTGGATGTTCAGCGACCTAAAATTCCAAGCAGATATGGGCATTTTGTTGGCCTTTATGTTTGTATTAAATATGGTTGGTGCCTTGCTGTTGTTACCTGCACTGGCTTATTGGTTGATGCCAAAACACAGAAAAGCGACCGCATAA
- a CDS encoding WD40/YVTN/BNR-like repeat-containing protein, with the protein MKKINLLLVLFSCSVWAEDTAEIMGLAAESLLLSVTYVGEDMIAVGERGHVLKSDDNGQSWQQIAAVPTRAALTKVASSGKHVWAVGHDATIIHSGDNGATWELQFSDPEREVPFLSAIFLDENTGFVIGAYGTLFSTEDGGKNWNDDLISEELDYHLNDIIITEAGTLVVAAEAGFMFRSEDQGSTWQDVELPYPGSMFGINSLNNEVIAYGLRGHVLRSDDEGVTWEEVNNPNLDSWFGSILINDDVMVLVGANGAKMRYHDGTLSAMGEESSGDDYAAGVKSGNDLILVGEEGIYQQSMYQ; encoded by the coding sequence ATGAAAAAAATTAATTTATTGTTGGTGTTGTTCAGCTGCTCTGTTTGGGCTGAAGACACGGCTGAAATAATGGGGCTGGCAGCTGAGTCATTGTTGCTGTCTGTGACCTATGTAGGTGAGGATATGATAGCAGTTGGGGAGCGCGGTCATGTACTTAAAAGTGATGACAACGGTCAGTCATGGCAGCAAATTGCAGCCGTACCGACCAGAGCTGCTTTAACCAAGGTGGCTTCTTCTGGAAAACATGTTTGGGCAGTTGGGCATGATGCGACCATTATTCACAGCGGTGATAACGGTGCAACTTGGGAATTACAGTTTTCTGACCCCGAAAGAGAAGTGCCTTTTTTATCAGCAATCTTTCTAGATGAAAATACTGGGTTTGTGATTGGTGCCTATGGCACTTTATTTTCAACAGAGGATGGTGGTAAAAATTGGAATGATGATTTGATATCTGAAGAATTAGATTACCATTTGAATGACATTATTATCACTGAAGCGGGTACATTGGTTGTGGCTGCAGAAGCTGGGTTTATGTTCAGAAGTGAAGACCAAGGAAGCACTTGGCAAGATGTAGAATTACCTTACCCCGGCTCTATGTTTGGCATAAACAGTTTAAACAATGAGGTGATTGCTTATGGATTGCGTGGTCATGTATTGCGCAGTGATGATGAGGGTGTCACCTGGGAAGAAGTTAATAACCCAAATTTGGACAGTTGGTTTGGTTCAATTTTAATCAATGATGATGTCATGGTCTTGGTCGGTGCCAATGGTGCCAAAATGCGTTACCATGATGGAACACTCAGCGCCATGGGCGAAGAAAGTTCAGGTGATGACTATGCTGCTGGAGTTAAGTCAGGTAATGATTTAATCTTGGTAGGCGAAGAAGGTATTTATCAACAATCGATGTATCAATAA
- a CDS encoding DUF1329 domain-containing protein: protein MNLLKKSLLTAIVGLTVVGSAHAGPKPDQVDRLGKDLTPMGSIKAGNEEGTIPAWTGGITEPVAGYQLGDHHPDPYADDKVLFTIDSSNFNEYAEKLSEGQRAMFVRYPETFKMNVYPTRRSASFPQRIYDKTKENGRTGTLTADGEGVARVAEGFPFPFPENAYELILNHKLKYKGSGGVRYNNQVAPTSKGQYTLVRLREELYGKYYVEGNTVEDINNILLYFYQVVESPARLAGRVLLVHETMNQKETPRQAWIYNPGQRRVRRAPNVAYDNPGTASDGLRTNDMTDMFNGAMDRFTWDWVGTKEIYVPYNSYKAHSSDSLIEDMVMPGHLNPEYMRYEVHRVHVIEANLREGFRHINSRRTYYLDEDSYQILLTDHYDKRGELWRYSEAHSINYYEIPLFWSTVETHHDLQSGRYVSVGLDNQDQVNTFNSPLSESSYTPSALRKRGRR from the coding sequence ATGAATTTATTAAAAAAATCGTTATTAACAGCCATTGTTGGTTTGACGGTCGTGGGTTCAGCGCATGCTGGCCCCAAGCCTGATCAAGTAGATCGTTTGGGTAAAGACTTGACCCCAATGGGTTCAATCAAAGCAGGTAACGAAGAAGGCACCATTCCAGCATGGACTGGTGGTATTACTGAGCCTGTTGCTGGTTATCAGTTGGGCGATCACCATCCAGACCCTTATGCTGATGACAAGGTATTGTTCACCATTGATTCAAGTAATTTCAATGAGTATGCTGAGAAATTGTCTGAAGGTCAAAGGGCCATGTTTGTCCGTTATCCTGAAACTTTCAAGATGAACGTTTATCCTACCAGGCGCTCAGCATCTTTTCCTCAGCGAATTTATGACAAGACAAAAGAGAATGGCAGAACTGGAACCTTAACAGCTGACGGTGAAGGTGTGGCTAGAGTAGCAGAAGGTTTTCCTTTTCCATTTCCTGAAAATGCTTATGAACTGATTTTAAACCATAAGTTGAAGTACAAAGGTTCAGGTGGTGTTCGTTATAACAACCAAGTGGCACCAACTTCCAAAGGCCAATATACTTTGGTTCGTTTGCGCGAAGAGTTGTATGGTAAATACTATGTTGAAGGTAACACGGTAGAAGACATCAACAACATCTTGTTGTACTTTTACCAAGTGGTAGAATCGCCAGCTCGTTTGGCAGGGCGTGTGTTGTTGGTTCATGAAACCATGAATCAAAAAGAAACACCTCGTCAAGCATGGATATATAATCCAGGCCAAAGACGTGTTCGTCGAGCGCCTAATGTTGCTTATGACAATCCAGGTACCGCGTCTGATGGCTTACGTACCAATGACATGACTGATATGTTTAATGGTGCTATGGATCGCTTCACTTGGGATTGGGTAGGAACAAAAGAAATCTATGTGCCTTATAATTCCTACAAAGCGCACAGCTCAGACTCTTTGATAGAAGACATGGTCATGCCAGGTCATTTAAATCCAGAGTACATGCGTTATGAAGTGCATCGTGTACATGTGATTGAAGCCAATCTGAGAGAAGGTTTCCGCCACATCAACAGCCGAAGAACTTATTACTTAGACGAGGACAGCTATCAAATACTGTTAACTGACCATTATGATAAGCGTGGTGAATTGTGGCGTTATTCTGAAGCACATAGCATCAACTATTATGAAATTCCTTTGTTCTGGAGTACGGTTGAAACGCACCATGATTTACAGTCTGGACGTTATGTATCAGTTGGTTTAGATAATCAAGATCAAGTGAATACTTTCAACTCTCCTTTGAGTGAATCAAGCTATACTCCTTCAGCTTTGCGTAAACGCGGCAGAAGATAA
- a CDS encoding DUF1302 domain-containing protein: MKNTKLKLNKLKAAMMMVALGATTAPMAKTWDNGDWSFSVDTTLSYGASWRVEDRDDRLVGKSNINPFVGALPFEQRLAAPGRWSNNGDNGNLNYDKGDLISNAAKFTSDIAFSYKDWGGFFRVTGFYDFENADNDKLSEVAKEFVGERFRLLDAYVYKDFAVGERYGSVRLGRQVVSWGESTFIQQGINVINPVDVSKIRVAGAELKEAFLPIDMLSMSFDITDNLSMEAVYMFEFEQTDPDPMGTYFSTNDYGTPGAEYVSLNFGTVPELYDLQNFMNVPGLESLSSGIIQANVPRSVGQGASDDGQFGLAFRYYSEALNNTEFGLYYLNYHSRLPVLSGIAVGDPNAPIAPFLEGVDLPGYLSNPASPAYPFGPASPNSATYFTEFPEDIDLIGLSFNTTINSLGMSLQGELSYRDNVPLQFDDVELLFAALSPLNAAIPAPYDRFNSQLGQFEPRDYIRGWERHEVSQLQFTGTKLFGPNDFFGTDQIALVGEVGFTNVWDLPDTSVLRYNGPGTDTSGGASVVTGGSSRNPVTEANEFFATSFSWGYRLITKFDYNNAFGTAWNVSPRLGFNHDVNGTTPGPGGNFIEGRKSVTIGVTGTYLEKWSVDVSHTRFSGAGIHNQLFDRDFASINVKYSF, encoded by the coding sequence ATGAAAAACACTAAATTAAAACTAAATAAATTAAAAGCAGCCATGATGATGGTTGCCCTGGGCGCAACAACAGCTCCAATGGCAAAAACATGGGACAATGGAGACTGGAGTTTCAGTGTTGATACCACTTTGTCTTATGGCGCCTCATGGCGAGTTGAAGACCGTGATGACCGTTTGGTTGGTAAGTCAAATATCAATCCGTTTGTTGGTGCTTTGCCTTTTGAGCAAAGGTTGGCGGCTCCTGGTCGTTGGTCTAACAATGGTGACAACGGCAACCTGAATTATGACAAAGGTGATTTGATTTCTAATGCCGCAAAATTCACTTCAGACATTGCTTTTTCGTATAAGGATTGGGGCGGTTTCTTCCGTGTGACTGGCTTTTATGACTTCGAAAATGCAGACAACGATAAATTATCTGAAGTGGCCAAAGAGTTTGTAGGCGAACGTTTCCGTTTGTTAGATGCGTATGTTTATAAAGACTTTGCTGTCGGCGAACGATACGGCTCTGTAAGATTGGGTCGTCAGGTTGTTTCTTGGGGTGAGTCTACATTTATCCAACAAGGTATCAATGTGATAAACCCTGTTGACGTATCAAAAATTCGAGTAGCGGGTGCTGAATTAAAAGAAGCATTTTTGCCAATTGATATGTTGTCTATGAGCTTTGACATAACAGATAACTTGTCTATGGAAGCGGTTTACATGTTTGAGTTTGAGCAGACAGATCCAGATCCAATGGGAACTTATTTTAGTACCAATGATTATGGAACGCCAGGCGCTGAATACGTGTCTTTGAATTTTGGTACAGTACCTGAGCTGTATGATTTACAAAATTTTATGAATGTACCAGGACTAGAATCTCTGTCTAGCGGTATCATTCAAGCCAATGTACCTCGCTCTGTTGGACAAGGTGCCAGCGATGACGGTCAATTTGGTTTGGCATTCAGATACTACTCTGAAGCTTTGAATAACACAGAGTTTGGTTTGTATTACTTGAACTACCATTCACGCTTACCAGTATTAAGTGGTATTGCTGTTGGTGATCCTAATGCACCCATTGCTCCTTTTTTAGAAGGTGTTGATTTACCAGGTTACTTAAGTAATCCTGCCTCTCCTGCTTACCCATTTGGTCCTGCTTCACCGAATTCAGCGACGTACTTCACTGAATTCCCTGAAGACATCGACTTAATTGGTTTGAGTTTTAATACCACAATTAACAGTTTGGGTATGTCACTGCAAGGCGAATTAAGTTATAGAGATAACGTGCCTTTACAGTTTGATGATGTAGAGTTGCTGTTTGCGGCTTTGTCGCCATTGAATGCAGCGATTCCAGCACCTTATGACCGTTTTAATTCTCAGCTGGGTCAATTTGAACCACGTGACTATATCAGAGGTTGGGAAAGACATGAAGTGTCTCAATTGCAGTTCACTGGAACCAAATTATTCGGCCCCAATGACTTTTTTGGTACAGACCAAATCGCTTTAGTCGGTGAAGTAGGCTTTACCAATGTTTGGGATTTACCAGATACATCAGTCTTAAGGTACAACGGCCCAGGTACTGATACCAGTGGAGGTGCCAGCGTTGTTACTGGTGGTAGCAGTCGTAATCCAGTAACAGAAGCGAACGAATTTTTTGCCACTTCTTTTTCGTGGGGATACCGTTTAATCACAAAATTCGATTATAACAACGCTTTTGGTACAGCTTGGAACGTGTCTCCACGTTTGGGGTTCAATCACGATGTTAATGGCACCACGCCAGGGCCGGGTGGTAACTTCATCGAAGGCCGTAAATCTGTGACCATAGGTGTGACAGGAACCTACTTAGAAAAATGGAGTGTTGATGTAAGTCACACACGTTTCTCTGGCGCAGGCATACATAATCAATTATTTGACAGAGATTTTGCATCAATCAATGTCAAATATTCATTCTAA
- a CDS encoding Ig-like domain-containing protein, with product MKIKPILMLTSVLMLLQACSSSNNSPSAVDAPPATNPDGTLVTGVITAIFEPASGDPTKVPLPTNLFFKDTTDLTLNIPVEDPNNYSDPLVSLNGLDGFSTTSPWATNFSVPMTPASVNPATVRLFQVSLTGPGGGVTGIQQEMTFGVDFVAVANGASINIVHLRPLQEMTTYMAVLTNGIKDSDGNAATPDQQYFISKRTSPLVDANGNSTDPLLDNATAQGLEGLRQLTNSQEYAASQVGINPDDIVLSWTATTQSITPVMSAVKAISGPGQSVMGPSGANTSLIGGAGIADIYVGTMTTPYYLEAPTAANPTAALTGRWQAAPGPYMPPFDAFGLDPSSTHVTVAKPIPVANSIENIPVLMTVPNAASGMTKPAEGWPVVIFQHGITQDRTNLLAIADTMASLGYVVVGIDLPLHGITDPTNPLYIENSPFAPISNERTFDMDLDQDGVIDSSAAHYINLTNLLVSRDNIRQGVADVLTLTHTIPLMDIDMDGSPDLNAANVSFSGLSLGAITGVNYLALNPDVQSGFLSAPGGGITNFLIASPSFGPSILGGLAAIGVNPGTTEFNLFVLATQTSLDSADPINFGAMATANHNILVHEILGDNVIPNAVANAPLSGTEPLMAVMGLMNYSESAFNADGLDASVRFSQGSHSSLLNPADGPAVTAEMQGQMAAWILSRGTTLNVNNTDVIQ from the coding sequence ATGAAAATAAAACCAATCCTTATGCTGACATCTGTGTTGATGTTGTTACAAGCATGTAGCAGCAGCAACAATTCACCCAGTGCGGTGGATGCGCCACCAGCGACCAACCCAGATGGCACTTTGGTTACGGGCGTAATCACAGCAATTTTTGAACCAGCCAGTGGCGACCCGACAAAGGTGCCTTTACCTACCAATTTGTTTTTTAAAGACACTACTGATTTAACATTAAATATTCCAGTTGAGGATCCAAACAACTATTCAGATCCTTTGGTGTCTTTGAATGGCTTGGATGGATTCAGTACCACTTCACCTTGGGCGACCAACTTTTCGGTGCCAATGACTCCGGCATCAGTTAATCCTGCGACAGTACGATTGTTTCAGGTTTCATTAACTGGGCCTGGCGGTGGCGTGACCGGTATTCAACAAGAAATGACTTTTGGTGTTGATTTTGTGGCTGTGGCCAATGGCGCCAGCATCAATATCGTACATTTGCGTCCTTTGCAAGAAATGACTACTTATATGGCTGTTTTGACCAATGGTATTAAAGATTCTGATGGCAATGCGGCAACTCCAGATCAACAATATTTCATCTCTAAACGCACGTCGCCTTTGGTTGATGCCAATGGTAACAGTACAGATCCTTTGTTAGATAATGCAACTGCTCAGGGTTTGGAAGGCTTGCGTCAATTGACCAATTCACAAGAGTATGCTGCTTCACAAGTGGGCATCAATCCTGATGACATCGTTTTGTCATGGACTGCGACAACACAGTCCATTACCCCTGTGATGTCTGCTGTGAAAGCGATTTCAGGTCCTGGTCAAAGTGTGATGGGCCCATCGGGTGCCAACACTTCTTTGATTGGTGGCGCAGGTATTGCTGATATTTATGTCGGCACAATGACCACACCTTATTACTTAGAAGCGCCAACTGCTGCTAACCCAACTGCTGCCTTAACAGGTCGCTGGCAAGCTGCCCCCGGTCCGTATATGCCTCCTTTCGATGCATTCGGTTTAGACCCTTCTTCAACACATGTAACAGTAGCTAAGCCAATTCCTGTGGCAAACTCAATAGAGAACATTCCCGTGTTGATGACTGTGCCCAATGCAGCTTCTGGCATGACCAAACCAGCTGAGGGTTGGCCTGTGGTTATTTTCCAACATGGCATCACTCAAGACCGTACGAACTTGTTAGCGATTGCAGACACCATGGCCTCATTGGGTTATGTTGTGGTTGGTATTGATTTACCTTTACATGGTATTACAGACCCTACAAATCCGTTATACATTGAAAATTCGCCTTTTGCACCTATCTCAAATGAACGGACGTTTGATATGGATTTAGATCAAGACGGCGTGATTGATTCATCTGCAGCTCATTATATTAACTTGACTAATCTTTTGGTTTCTCGCGATAACATCAGACAAGGTGTGGCAGATGTGTTGACCTTAACGCACACCATTCCTTTGATGGATATTGATATGGATGGATCTCCTGATTTGAATGCTGCTAATGTTTCATTCTCTGGATTGTCATTAGGTGCGATTACAGGTGTTAATTACTTGGCATTGAATCCTGATGTTCAAAGTGGTTTCTTGTCAGCACCAGGTGGCGGCATCACAAACTTCTTGATTGCTTCACCTTCATTTGGTCCCAGCATTTTGGGCGGCTTGGCAGCCATAGGAGTTAACCCTGGAACAACTGAATTCAACTTATTTGTTTTGGCAACCCAAACGTCTTTAGATTCAGCTGACCCAATTAACTTTGGTGCCATGGCAACAGCTAATCACAACATTTTGGTTCATGAAATCCTGGGTGACAATGTGATTCCGAATGCAGTGGCGAATGCGCCGCTGTCAGGGACAGAGCCTTTGATGGCAGTTATGGGATTGATGAATTATTCTGAATCTGCTTTTAATGCCGACGGCTTAGATGCTTCAGTAAGATTTTCTCAAGGTTCGCACAGCAGTTTGTTAAACCCTGCTGACGGTCCTGCTGTGACTGCAGAGATGCAAGGTCAAATGGCTGCATGGATTTTATCACGCGGCACTACTTTGAATGTCAACAACACTGACGTGATTCAATAA
- a CDS encoding SLC13 family permease, which yields MNIRKGTENTASFERLFILTFLAAILFALNLSGWLTSLQWLTVSITLITATLWVTEWLPIPVSSLIPLACFPLLGILTPAQVGQAYGSPLILLLLGGFLLSTAMSHSNTHLYIAQRILKQVGTDHPKKILLGFMLTASLLSMWISNTATTLMLLPIALAVIKSQNSIRFGTFLLLGIAYAASIGGTATPIGTPPNLVMIEIMKNSGLGEIGFVQWMRLSLPVWLIFFPLMYWVLSLNISNNQTTADSIELQPLTTEQKRVLMLFAATAIFWITRTAPFGGWKVWFDLPAANDASVALLAVVALFSIPNGKGQKLLTWEQANTIPWGILLLFAGGICIASAFKTTGLSTLLAEQLLFLKDLPLFVVILAICLTITFLTEITSNTATTVLVLPILMSASEAMGIPPVQLLLPATISASCAFMMPVATAPNAIIYASEHITMKDMIRQGWKLNVIGALLIACICTWFI from the coding sequence ATGAACATACGCAAAGGTACTGAGAACACCGCTTCTTTTGAACGATTATTCATATTGACATTTTTGGCTGCCATATTATTTGCCCTCAACCTTTCAGGATGGCTCACAAGCCTACAGTGGTTAACCGTATCAATTACCCTGATAACTGCCACATTATGGGTAACTGAATGGCTGCCTATTCCTGTCAGCTCGCTTATTCCGCTGGCTTGTTTTCCCTTGCTTGGCATTTTGACACCTGCCCAAGTGGGACAGGCCTATGGCAGCCCTTTGATTTTATTGCTGCTGGGCGGCTTCTTACTGTCAACAGCCATGTCACACAGCAACACACACTTATACATAGCACAACGGATATTGAAGCAAGTGGGTACAGACCACCCTAAAAAGATATTACTTGGCTTTATGCTGACAGCCTCTTTACTCAGCATGTGGATTTCAAACACGGCAACAACACTGATGCTACTTCCGATAGCTTTGGCTGTTATAAAATCACAAAACTCGATTCGATTTGGTACATTTTTACTCTTGGGCATTGCTTATGCTGCCAGTATTGGCGGTACAGCCACGCCCATTGGCACACCGCCCAATTTAGTCATGATAGAAATCATGAAGAACAGCGGCCTAGGCGAAATAGGGTTCGTTCAATGGATGCGACTGTCTTTGCCTGTTTGGCTGATATTTTTTCCACTGATGTACTGGGTATTGAGTCTCAACATCAGTAACAATCAAACCACTGCTGATTCCATTGAACTCCAGCCACTGACAACAGAACAAAAAAGGGTCTTGATGCTTTTTGCAGCTACAGCCATTTTCTGGATAACCCGCACAGCACCTTTTGGTGGCTGGAAGGTATGGTTTGACTTACCTGCCGCCAATGATGCATCTGTCGCCCTATTGGCTGTTGTTGCTTTATTTTCAATTCCTAATGGCAAGGGTCAAAAGCTACTGACTTGGGAGCAAGCCAACACCATTCCTTGGGGCATATTACTTTTATTTGCTGGTGGCATTTGCATTGCCAGCGCCTTTAAAACCACAGGCCTCAGCACATTGCTCGCTGAACAGTTGCTTTTCTTGAAGGATTTACCACTTTTTGTTGTCATTTTGGCCATTTGTTTGACCATCACTTTTTTGACTGAAATCACCAGCAACACGGCTACAACCGTCTTGGTATTACCCATCTTGATGTCTGCTTCTGAAGCCATGGGTATACCACCGGTCCAATTACTGCTGCCCGCCACCATCAGCGCAAGCTGTGCATTTATGATGCCAGTAGCCACCGCTCCTAACGCCATTATTTATGCCTCCGAACACATCACCATGAAAGACATGATTAGACAGGGTTGGAAACTTAATGTCATTGGCGCACTTTTAATCGCTTGCATCTGTACCTGGTTTATTTAA